From the Candidatus Krumholzibacteriota bacterium genome, one window contains:
- a CDS encoding HU family DNA-binding protein: protein MNKTEMIERVAKKTGLTMKDSRAVVDAIFSTAPRQGIVATELDAGRKVQITGFGTFQTRKRKKRKGRNPQTGETITIPATKFPAFTAGKALKSRVAK from the coding sequence ATGAACAAGACAGAGATGATCGAGAGGGTCGCCAAGAAGACGGGTCTCACGATGAAGGATTCCCGTGCCGTTGTCGACGCAATCTTCAGCACGGCTCCCCGGCAGGGCATCGTCGCGACGGAGCTGGACGCCGGACGGAAGGTGCAGATCACCGGTTTCGGCACGTTCCAGACGCGCAAGCGCAAGAAGCGCAAGGGTCGCAATCCGCAGACGGGAGAGACCATCACCATCCCCGCGACCAAGTTCCCCGCCTTCACGGCAGGCAAGGCTCTCAAGAGCCGCGTCGCCAAGTGA
- a CDS encoding ROK family protein, with protein sequence MRTLLGIDIGGTDIKVGVVSAAGEVRARGTLPTRADEGPGPAAARVAAWVAESAAGAAIDAAGVGCAGLVDAGSGRLLYSPNMLAWNDTPIAALFGKALSCPVFVENDVNCAAYGEYKEGAGRDASHFFCIALGTGVGGGFVADGALYRGARGMACEIGHTIIDIDGPLCSCGCRGCLEAHVGAGAILDRARRILPGGKLAGRDAFSVKDLAGAAAAGDEATRRVFEETGRYLGVGIANVVQLFDPDAIALGGGVMGAGTLILEPARRSFREHAMNEALATARIVPAELGNAAAFIGAALLAADRA encoded by the coding sequence ATGCGTACGCTGCTGGGGATCGACATCGGCGGCACCGACATCAAGGTGGGCGTTGTGTCGGCGGCGGGGGAGGTGCGCGCGCGGGGGACGCTGCCGACGCGCGCCGACGAGGGACCCGGCCCCGCCGCCGCCCGGGTGGCCGCCTGGGTCGCGGAGTCCGCCGCCGGGGCGGCGATCGACGCGGCCGGCGTCGGGTGCGCGGGGCTCGTCGACGCCGGCTCGGGGCGGCTCCTCTATTCGCCGAACATGCTCGCGTGGAACGACACGCCCATCGCCGCCCTTTTCGGAAAGGCGCTCTCCTGCCCCGTCTTCGTCGAGAACGACGTGAACTGCGCCGCCTACGGGGAGTACAAGGAGGGGGCGGGCCGCGACGCCTCCCATTTCTTCTGCATCGCGCTCGGCACGGGCGTCGGGGGCGGTTTCGTGGCGGACGGCGCCCTCTACCGGGGCGCGCGCGGCATGGCGTGCGAGATCGGCCACACGATCATCGACATCGACGGGCCGCTGTGCTCCTGCGGCTGTCGCGGTTGCCTCGAGGCGCACGTGGGCGCAGGCGCCATCCTCGATCGGGCGCGGCGCATCCTTCCCGGCGGCAAACTCGCCGGCCGGGACGCGTTCTCGGTGAAGGATCTCGCCGGGGCGGCCGCCGCCGGCGACGAAGCGACCCGGCGCGTGTTCGAGGAGACGGGGCGGTATCTCGGGGTCGGGATCGCCAACGTCGTCCAGCTCTTCGATCCCGATGCGATCGCCCTCGGGGGCGGCGTCATGGGAGCGGGAACGCTGATCCTCGAACCGGCGCGCCGGTCGTTCCGCGAGCACGCGATGAACGAGGCTCTCGCGACGGCCAGGATCGTGCCCGCCGAGCTCGGCAACGCCGCGGCGTTCATCGGCGCCGCCCTTTTGGCGGCCGACCGGGCGTGA
- a CDS encoding acetyl-CoA carboxylase carboxyltransferase subunit beta, whose translation MNWLKRAKQGITTLKKRDMPDGLWEKCPSCGEILYRKELERQQSVCRSCDHHFRITAEEYIDLLADRGTFIEIDRGLVSGDPLDFRDSKRYRDRVRAARKKTGRNDAVITGTARMNDRAVALAVMDFRFMGGSMGSVVGEKIARLARRAIDEQLPFLVLNASGGARMQESILSLMQMAKTSAAIARLSRAGIPYISILTDPTTGGVAASFAFQGDIIIAEPRALIGFAGPRVIKETVGEELPEGFQRSEFLLEHGMIDMICSRREIKETVGFVLDSLSRSAANVEEQSREDDRDTISIVR comes from the coding sequence ATGAACTGGCTGAAACGTGCGAAACAGGGGATCACGACCCTGAAGAAACGCGACATGCCCGACGGGCTCTGGGAGAAGTGTCCCTCCTGCGGCGAGATCCTGTATCGCAAGGAGCTGGAGCGGCAGCAATCCGTCTGCCGTTCGTGCGACCACCACTTCCGCATCACGGCGGAGGAGTACATCGATCTTCTCGCCGACCGCGGGACCTTCATCGAGATCGACCGCGGGCTCGTTTCGGGGGACCCCCTCGATTTCAGGGACAGCAAGCGGTACCGCGACCGGGTGCGCGCGGCGCGCAAGAAGACCGGGCGGAACGACGCCGTCATCACCGGGACGGCCCGGATGAACGACCGCGCCGTCGCCCTCGCCGTCATGGACTTCCGGTTCATGGGGGGGAGCATGGGATCGGTGGTCGGCGAGAAGATCGCGCGCCTGGCGAGGCGCGCCATCGACGAGCAACTGCCCTTCCTCGTCCTGAACGCCTCCGGCGGGGCGCGGATGCAGGAATCGATCCTCTCCCTCATGCAGATGGCGAAGACGTCGGCCGCGATCGCGCGGCTGTCGCGGGCCGGCATCCCGTACATCTCGATCCTCACCGATCCGACGACGGGCGGCGTCGCCGCCTCGTTCGCCTTCCAGGGGGACATCATCATCGCGGAGCCGCGGGCGCTCATCGGGTTCGCCGGGCCGCGCGTCATCAAGGAGACGGTCGGCGAGGAGCTGCCGGAGGGTTTCCAGCGGTCGGAGTTCCTGCTCGAGCACGGCATGATCGACATGATCTGCAGCCGTCGGGAGATCAAGGAGACGGTCGGATTCGTACTCGACAGCCTCTCCCGCTCGGCGGCGAATGTGGAGGAGCAGAGCCGCGAAGATGACCGCGATACCATCTCGATCGTCCGATAG
- a CDS encoding purine-nucleoside phosphorylase: MTERTSMGRMQGRAELAVVLGSGLAPPADAVEIEQTLSYADVPGLEEPAVEGHAGEILLLRIGGRRVLFFSGRVHRYEGRAPNAAESVVEAAAFFGCRRVLLTQAAGSLRRGLPPGSWLLATDVVFFPFGGAVAGDRGGEPIICPGFRREVAEAADAAGVPVSSGVLCWTTGPAYETPAEARAAAAIGADAATMSALPELLAARRRGLRAACLGRITNFTANVSGEETDHGDVLRAGRNGAAELLRVVSRIAAR, translated from the coding sequence ATGACTGAGCGGACGTCGATGGGAAGGATGCAGGGCCGGGCGGAGCTCGCCGTCGTCCTCGGCTCCGGCCTCGCCCCGCCCGCCGACGCGGTCGAGATCGAGCAAACGCTCTCCTACGCCGACGTGCCGGGGCTCGAGGAGCCGGCCGTCGAGGGGCACGCGGGCGAGATCCTTCTCCTCAGGATCGGCGGCCGCCGGGTCCTCTTCTTCTCGGGACGCGTCCACCGGTACGAGGGGCGCGCACCAAACGCCGCCGAAAGCGTCGTCGAGGCGGCGGCCTTCTTCGGCTGCCGGCGCGTCCTGCTCACGCAGGCGGCGGGGAGTCTGCGCCGCGGGCTGCCCCCCGGATCGTGGCTGCTCGCCACGGACGTCGTCTTCTTCCCGTTCGGCGGCGCCGTCGCGGGAGACCGCGGCGGCGAACCGATCATCTGCCCCGGGTTCCGGCGCGAGGTGGCCGAGGCGGCGGACGCGGCCGGCGTGCCGGTCAGCTCCGGCGTCCTCTGCTGGACGACCGGCCCCGCGTACGAGACGCCCGCCGAGGCGCGCGCGGCGGCGGCGATCGGCGCCGACGCGGCGACGATGTCGGCGTTGCCCGAGCTTCTCGCCGCCCGGCGGCGCGGCCTGCGTGCCGCCTGTCTCGGCCGGATCACCAATTTCACGGCGAACGTGTCGGGCGAGGAAACGGATCACGGCGACGTGCTGCGCGCCGGGCGGAACGGGGCCGCGGAGCTCCTCCGGGTCGTTTCCCGCATCGCCGCCAGATAA
- the rimI gene encoding ribosomal protein S18-alanine N-acetyltransferase, with amino-acid sequence MSDCLIRRMTRDDLPRLLEIERESFPVPWTRGMFLDQLSQGAFSINVVCVSGGLVTGYAAAWAICDEIHLLSIAVDPRNRRAGAGTALLEAVIEEGRPAGGRIVMLEVRRGNDPARRFYEKHGFRTVGERPGYYRETGEDAVLMERILDD; translated from the coding sequence GTGAGCGACTGCCTCATCAGGCGCATGACGCGCGACGACCTGCCGCGCCTCCTCGAGATCGAGCGGGAGAGCTTCCCCGTGCCGTGGACGAGGGGGATGTTCCTCGATCAGCTCTCCCAGGGCGCCTTCTCGATCAACGTAGTCTGCGTCTCCGGCGGGCTCGTGACGGGGTACGCGGCCGCGTGGGCGATCTGCGACGAGATACATCTGCTCTCGATCGCCGTCGATCCCCGGAACCGCCGCGCCGGCGCGGGAACGGCGCTGCTCGAGGCGGTGATCGAGGAAGGGCGCCCGGCAGGCGGCCGCATCGTGATGCTCGAGGTGCGCCGCGGCAACGATCCCGCGCGCCGCTTCTACGAGAAGCACGGGTTCAGGACGGTCGGCGAGCGCCCGGGGTACTACCGGGAGACGGGAGAGGACGCCGTGCTGATGGAGAGGATCCTCGATGACTGA
- the tsaB gene encoding tRNA (adenosine(37)-N6)-threonylcarbamoyltransferase complex dimerization subunit type 1 TsaB, with amino-acid sequence MTGGTWILALDTSHPTGSVAVVADGEIAGEIVFDASETHSATLMPAIDACLCASKRTIPGIDLFAVVSGPGSFTGLRIGLATVKAFAAIRRRPVAAVGSLELLAAAIPFAPVPVVPLIDARRGEVYAAAYDTAAGTPASLLDPCAASPEDVSALLAASGIAGPVVLCGSGAVRYADQLRAALPPGTAFAGPRWAVPSAALLAALAAERPPVPYGELAALEPVYIRPPDARLPRHAPLRPGGDGRP; translated from the coding sequence ATGACCGGCGGGACGTGGATTCTCGCTCTCGACACCTCGCATCCGACCGGCAGCGTCGCCGTCGTCGCGGACGGTGAGATCGCCGGCGAGATCGTCTTCGACGCGAGCGAGACCCATTCGGCGACGCTCATGCCGGCGATCGACGCCTGTCTTTGCGCGTCGAAGCGAACGATCCCCGGCATCGACCTCTTCGCCGTCGTCTCGGGGCCGGGATCCTTCACCGGCCTCAGGATCGGGCTCGCCACGGTCAAGGCCTTCGCCGCGATCAGGCGGCGCCCCGTGGCCGCCGTCGGGAGCCTCGAACTCCTCGCCGCGGCGATCCCCTTCGCGCCGGTTCCCGTCGTGCCGCTGATAGACGCGCGGCGTGGCGAGGTCTACGCCGCCGCATACGACACCGCGGCGGGAACGCCGGCCTCCCTTCTCGATCCGTGCGCCGCGTCCCCGGAGGACGTTTCCGCCCTTCTCGCCGCCTCGGGGATCGCGGGGCCCGTCGTCCTCTGCGGGTCGGGGGCCGTGCGCTACGCCGACCAGCTCCGCGCCGCCCTGCCACCGGGCACCGCGTTCGCCGGCCCGCGGTGGGCCGTGCCGTCGGCGGCCCTGCTCGCCGCGCTCGCCGCGGAGCGCCCCCCCGTGCCCTACGGGGAGCTCGCGGCGCTCGAGCCCGTCTACATCCGGCCGCCGGACGCCAGGCTGCCCCGGCACGCGCCGCTCCGGCCAGGCGGGGACGGCCGGCCGTGA